The genomic region CATCCATGCCGCCGAAATACGACTGCATGTACATTCCCGTGCCGCCGGCGAATATAGCGGTTTTGCCTTTTTTATTAATATTATAGGCGGTATTTGAAGCATCTGCCGTAAAACTTCCGGTATTATAAGTTTTATCTAAATCCAAAAAATCAACCAAATGGTAATTAACGCCATCTACATTATAAACGCCGTTTTTGTATTCCCCCTCGGGTTTAGCGGTGCCTACGGTTAAATATTTATAAACCTGCCTTGAATCAACGGAAACAACCTCGCCGCCGATAAGCTTGGCAAGGTTTAAGGCAAGGTCTGTTTTACCGCCGGCTGTCGGGCCGGCTATAATAATAGTCATATTAATATGATATCAAAAAGAGTTGAAGTAATTTATATATAAGTTTTTAGCGGGCTAAACATTTTGGCGTGAAAAAAAGAGGCTTTTAAAAAAGCCTCTTTTTATTGTTGTTTTATTATTTAAATAAAGTCATGTCTTTTTGTATTTTATTACAAAGCGGAGCCGCTTTGCATGTTGAAACGCAGACTTCGGGCAATTTTAAAAGAATTCTTGTATCGCAGTCGGCAAAATCCTCGGCTAAGGCGTTAATTTTTGCCGCGTCCGCCTGTGATATTTCCGTAAATTCAATACCTAAGGTAAATATGGCATTTTTTTGTTTAACCCAGGATGTCTTCCCCTTAACGTCAACTTTACCTATAGCGGGCAAATCTATGGTAATGGCAACATTTTTTGAGAACGGAGCCTCTAAAAAACTTATAAGACGCATACCCGAGGCCGACAAATCAGCAAGCACGGCTAAAATATTTTGCTCTTTGCCTTCCTCTGTCTTATAACATAAATTAATAGGTTCAACAATATTATTTAAAACAGGAACCCTTGCATGGCGCCTTTTTTCTACACGTTTATCTTGCATAAAATTTACTCCGCTGATAATATTTTACCGTCACTTTCTTTTATTCTTACTCTCACCATACTTCCTACAGGGTGCTGCTTAGGCGTTTTTACCCATAAATTGCCGGAAGTACGTCCTTTATAAACCGTTTCCATTAAAACCATTTGCTCAGTGCCCGCGGCGTCCTTATACGCCTTGGCTGAAAAATGCCTAACTTTATTTAACAAAATATCCAACCTTTTTTCCACTTCTTTATCACTTGCTAAAGGTTTAAGCGAGTAGGCAGGAGTGTTCCTACGGGGCGAAAATTTAAAACAGTACGCAAAACTAAAAGCGCATTTATCAACCAACTCAAGGGTTCTTTCAAAATCCTCTTCCGTTTCCGTAGGGTAGCCCACTATAATATCGGTTGAAACCAAAACACCGTTTTCCTTTAACCTGCTTATTTTTTCGATAACGGTTTTGCTGTCATAACCGCGTTTCATTTCCTTTAAAATTTTGTCAGACCCGCTTTGAACGGGCAGATGTATGTGTTTTGCTATCTTATCATTTTTTGCGATAGTGTCAATAAGTTTCGGGGTTATAAAAGCGGGATGCGGGCTCATAAACCTTACCCTTTCCACGCCTTTTACCGAAGCTGCCTTTAAAAGCAAATCTGCAAAATCGGTATCTTCATATTTATAAGCATTAACAGTCTGGCCCAAAAGTACTATTTCTTTAACATTTTTTTTGGCCAGCTCGGCGCAGTTTTCCAAAATAACTTCAGGCGAAAGGCATTTAACGCCCCCTCTTACGCTGGGCACTATGCAATAAGAACATGCAAAATTGCAACCCCTCATTATAGTAACGTAATCAAGCACTCCGCTTTTAACGCTTTGCGTGTAATTTTGCGCGTTTACAGCAAAAAGGCCGCTCTCATCAAGCATTTTGGAAAAATTATCAATACCTTTAGCACCCGCCACAATATCTAAAAAAGGGTAATCTTTTTTTAGGGCCTCACCCAGACGCTCAGCCGCACAACCCGCAAAAATAATAACGCGGGAACAATCTTTAGCTTTCCACTTGGCAAGCCTGCCTAAAAAAGAAACCGCCTTATGCTCCGCGTGTTCACGTATAGTACATGTGTTTACCAAAACAATATCGGCAGATTCTATGTCCTTTGTTTCCTCAACCCCTCTGCGACTAAGGTGGGCAAGCATTTCCGCGGAATCCGCGATATTCATTTGACAGCCGAAAGTTTGGATAAAAACACGTTTCATATATTACCTGGTTAAATAAAAACGCGCGCGTAATACTTGCAAAGCAAACTATACGCGCGCGCCCTTGTGTTAGAACAAATCAATTATTCTTTTAAGAGATTCAATAACAGGCTTTGTTAAATGCACTTTAATAGCGCGCCTTCCTTTAGAGTCAAGCGCCTTAAAGTCACCCAGAGCCTGGGCGTTGGCAAGATCGCCGAAAGAATATTTCTGTCCGGGAATTTTGATATCTTCATCAGCGTCCGCTGAAAAGATTATAAATACGCCGTTATTTCCGTCGCCTTTATGAAGCTGCCCCGTTGAATGCAAATATCTGGGCCCGTAGCCAAAAAGAACCGCGCGTTTTGTTTTATTAAAAAGGTTAGTGCGCAGTTTTTCAAAAATACCTTGAGCTTCTTCGGAGTTAAAAATATACGGGAGCAGGGCGATATAATCGTTGCTTTCCAAAACAGAATATAAATCCTGCTCTATATCATTAAGTTCCATTTTTCCCTGCAAAGCTTTGGAAATAATAAAAGATTTTTTGGTGTCGGCGTCTTCTTTGCCGGCGGAGAGGCTTTCCAAAATACCTTTGGCTATTGTTTTTGCTTCCTGCACATTGGGCTGGTCAAAAGGGTTAAGCTCCATAAGCGCGCCCGCGGCCGCCGTAGCTATTTCCCACATTAAGAACTGGGCGCCCAGATCATAAAGGGATTCCATTTTAACTTCCATAATGGGGTGTCTTGAAGCAAGCAAACCTTCAACAACTTCTTCAATCCTGTCATTATCTTTACCTTCGTAAGAGATATGCACAAAAATTCTGTCATCGCGGTAATCAACATTGTCAAAAAGTTTTTCACCCACAACAGGAACAATGCCTTTTCCTTCTTTACCTGTAGATTCGGCCACAAGCTGCTCAATCCATAAACCGAAGGGCTCAATTTCTTTAGGCATTAAAACGGTAAGTTTATCTTCCATTTTCTTAGCCGCAGCACCCATATAAGAACCCAAAAGTAAGGCAGCGTTTGTTTTAACTTCCGCGCCGGGGACAAAACTTTCGGCCGCTTTTTTAGCGCTTAAAAGCACTTTTTCAACATCAACGCCCATAATTGCTGCGGGCACCATGCCGAAAAGTGATAAAGCGGAAAATCGGCCGCCTATATCAGCGCGGTTTAAAAATATTTTTCTAAACTTTTTGTCTTTTGCAAGTTTTTCAAGCCCTGTGCCAGGATCGGTAATGGCTATAAAATGTTTGCCCGGTTCTTTGGTTACCTGGCCCACCTCGTCATAAAAATAAGCAAAATGAGACGCAGGCTCAACCGTACCGCCTGATTTGCTGGCAAAAATAAAAAGACTTGTTTCTACTTTAATTTTTTTTCTTACGCTACCGACCCAATCGGCGTTGGTACTGTCTAAAACAACAAGTTC from Elusimicrobium minutum Pei191 harbors:
- a CDS encoding PilZ domain-containing protein — protein: MQDKRVEKRRHARVPVLNNIVEPINLCYKTEEGKEQNILAVLADLSASGMRLISFLEAPFSKNVAITIDLPAIGKVDVKGKTSWVKQKNAIFTLGIEFTEISQADAAKINALAEDFADCDTRILLKLPEVCVSTCKAAPLCNKIQKDMTLFK
- the miaB gene encoding tRNA (N6-isopentenyl adenosine(37)-C2)-methylthiotransferase MiaB encodes the protein MKRVFIQTFGCQMNIADSAEMLAHLSRRGVEETKDIESADIVLVNTCTIREHAEHKAVSFLGRLAKWKAKDCSRVIIFAGCAAERLGEALKKDYPFLDIVAGAKGIDNFSKMLDESGLFAVNAQNYTQSVKSGVLDYVTIMRGCNFACSYCIVPSVRGGVKCLSPEVILENCAELAKKNVKEIVLLGQTVNAYKYEDTDFADLLLKAASVKGVERVRFMSPHPAFITPKLIDTIAKNDKIAKHIHLPVQSGSDKILKEMKRGYDSKTVIEKISRLKENGVLVSTDIIVGYPTETEEDFERTLELVDKCAFSFAYCFKFSPRRNTPAYSLKPLASDKEVEKRLDILLNKVRHFSAKAYKDAAGTEQMVLMETVYKGRTSGNLWVKTPKQHPVGSMVRVRIKESDGKILSAE
- a CDS encoding phosphoglucose isomerase (PGI), coding for MNVKTNTVAESLIRDGILKLERTDFLERLYSKDVTIWKTEEEHTNIIKNSLGWLTVYDWTLEHLSEIKDFAAEAQKEFTHCVVLGMGGSSLAPEVFRVLFGKQKNCPELVVLDSTNADWVGSVRKKIKVETSLFIFASKSGGTVEPASHFAYFYDEVGQVTKEPGKHFIAITDPGTGLEKLAKDKKFRKIFLNRADIGGRFSALSLFGMVPAAIMGVDVEKVLLSAKKAAESFVPGAEVKTNAALLLGSYMGAAAKKMEDKLTVLMPKEIEPFGLWIEQLVAESTGKEGKGIVPVVGEKLFDNVDYRDDRIFVHISYEGKDNDRIEEVVEGLLASRHPIMEVKMESLYDLGAQFLMWEIATAAAGALMELNPFDQPNVQEAKTIAKGILESLSAGKEDADTKKSFIISKALQGKMELNDIEQDLYSVLESNDYIALLPYIFNSEEAQGIFEKLRTNLFNKTKRAVLFGYGPRYLHSTGQLHKGDGNNGVFIIFSADADEDIKIPGQKYSFGDLANAQALGDFKALDSKGRRAIKVHLTKPVIESLKRIIDLF